The Staphylococcus sp. KG4-3 genome has a window encoding:
- a CDS encoding YhgE/Pip family protein, with amino-acid sequence MFNEFKFIFRNKMLIIALIAIAAIPLLYVALFVGSMWSPYDKTDQLKISIVNQDKTAKLNDEKVTIGDDVVDKLKDNDKFDFQEVSKKEAYDQLEKGKSVGTIIIPKDASSNATTLLDKNPKKINLETQVNPGSSYTGSQSAQKAINTVTDSIKDNIRSNYLDQLFDSAKKSKSGFQDTSEALGEMSDAESQLIDGNQQVTDGLKQLEPAVGQPAQQLISGNQQVTDGLTQLQQNNNQLKEKIDQSVSQQEGVAFEGDNEKALNNVTKVNENNATEADKYGETIVPYMASVSLFVGAVSFSAIYPLRKVLSKEVKSIKQAFGKLLLYLAQGTISALLMSSWAIFALNMSIDNIGKFILVGLLWAIAAITITTFLSLLLDRIGLFISMVLLILQLSSSEGMFPIELSAQFFRWIHPFSPMSYAIQGYREAIFTHAGHFNFGFVVALLIGIIVVMMILQYIVILWFNKRQRVPFSIEFK; translated from the coding sequence ATGTTTAATGAATTTAAATTTATTTTTAGAAACAAAATGTTAATAATAGCACTTATAGCGATAGCAGCTATCCCATTGCTATATGTAGCATTATTTGTAGGTTCTATGTGGAGCCCATATGATAAGACAGACCAATTAAAGATTTCCATTGTTAACCAAGACAAGACTGCAAAATTGAATGATGAAAAAGTTACAATCGGTGATGATGTAGTCGATAAATTAAAAGATAATGATAAATTTGACTTCCAAGAAGTTTCTAAAAAAGAAGCATATGACCAACTTGAAAAAGGGAAAAGTGTTGGTACAATTATTATTCCTAAAGATGCATCAAGTAATGCAACAACATTATTAGATAAAAATCCTAAGAAAATAAATTTAGAAACACAAGTAAATCCAGGATCAAGTTACACTGGTAGTCAATCAGCTCAAAAAGCCATTAATACAGTGACAGACTCAATCAAAGACAATATTCGTTCTAATTATTTAGACCAATTATTTGATAGTGCTAAAAAATCAAAATCTGGTTTCCAAGATACTTCTGAAGCTTTAGGCGAAATGTCAGACGCTGAATCTCAACTTATTGATGGAAATCAACAAGTTACAGATGGTTTGAAACAGTTAGAACCTGCAGTAGGACAGCCTGCACAACAATTGATTTCAGGAAATCAACAAGTTACAGATGGTTTAACTCAATTACAACAAAATAATAATCAATTAAAAGAAAAAATTGACCAATCAGTTTCTCAACAAGAGGGTGTCGCTTTTGAAGGAGATAACGAAAAAGCTCTAAATAACGTGACGAAAGTGAACGAAAATAACGCTACAGAAGCTGATAAATATGGTGAGACAATTGTTCCATATATGGCAAGTGTTAGTTTATTTGTAGGTGCAGTTTCATTTAGTGCAATTTATCCTTTAAGAAAAGTATTAAGTAAAGAGGTCAAATCGATTAAACAAGCATTTGGCAAACTATTATTATATCTTGCACAAGGTACAATATCAGCACTTTTAATGAGTAGTTGGGCGATATTTGCACTGAATATGTCTATCGATAATATCGGTAAATTTATCTTAGTAGGATTATTGTGGGCTATTGCAGCAATTACCATTACAACATTCTTAAGTCTGTTGCTAGATAGAATCGGACTCTTTATATCAATGGTCTTATTGATACTACAGTTAAGTTCCAGTGAAGGGATGTTCCCAATAGAATTATCAGCACAATTCTTCAGATGGATTCACCCATTCTCACCAATGTCATACGCAATACAAGGTTATAGAGAAGCAATCTTTACTCATGCAGGACATTTTAACTTTGGTTTTGTTGTAGCCTTACTCATTGGTATTATAGTAGTAATGATGATTTTACAATATATAGTAATATTATGGTTTAACAAAAGACAAAGAGTACCATTCTCAATAGAGTTTAAATAA
- a CDS encoding ROK family protein: MENNLIVNENEKRVLKQIFNNSNISRTQISKNLELNKATISNILNNLKHKSLVNEVGEGNSTKSGGRKPILLEINQKYGYYISMDLTYDSVELMYNYFDATILKQDSYELKDKNVSSILQILKSNINVSEKHDTLHGLLGISISIHGIVDDEQNIINLPFHKNERSTFTDELKSFTNVPVVIENEANLSALYEKSLYINSNIDNLITLSIHKGIGAGIVINKKLYRGSNGEAGEIGKTLVLGSINDNGNKYYKIEDICSQDALIQKINNRLGAALTFTELIQYYNAGNSIVAQEIEQFINRMAVLIHNLNTLFNPDAIYINCPLINELPNILNEIKKQFSYFSQASPIQIHLTTNVKQATLLGGTLAIMQKTLNINNIQMNIK; encoded by the coding sequence ATGGAAAATAATTTAATAGTAAATGAAAATGAGAAACGTGTATTAAAACAAATATTCAATAACAGTAATATTTCACGAACACAAATATCGAAGAATTTAGAACTTAATAAAGCTACTATTTCTAACATCCTGAATAACTTAAAACACAAGAGTTTAGTTAATGAAGTAGGAGAAGGCAATAGTACTAAAAGTGGTGGCCGTAAGCCTATTTTACTCGAAATCAACCAAAAATATGGCTACTATATTTCCATGGATTTAACATATGATTCTGTTGAGTTAATGTACAACTACTTTGATGCTACTATATTAAAGCAAGATTCCTACGAATTAAAAGATAAAAATGTCAGCAGTATATTACAAATTTTAAAATCTAATATAAATGTCTCAGAAAAACATGATACGTTACATGGGTTACTTGGCATTTCTATATCCATACATGGTATCGTCGACGATGAGCAAAACATTATCAACCTTCCTTTTCATAAAAATGAACGCAGTACATTTACTGATGAATTAAAGTCATTCACAAATGTTCCTGTAGTTATAGAAAATGAAGCAAATTTATCAGCCCTATATGAAAAAAGTCTATATATAAATTCAAACATAGATAATTTGATTACTTTAAGTATTCACAAAGGTATAGGTGCCGGTATCGTAATAAATAAAAAACTTTATCGTGGCTCAAATGGAGAGGCTGGAGAGATAGGTAAAACATTGGTTTTAGGATCTATAAATGATAATGGCAACAAATATTATAAAATCGAAGATATATGCTCTCAAGATGCTTTAATACAGAAAATAAATAATAGATTGGGAGCCGCACTTACGTTTACAGAACTAATCCAATATTATAATGCGGGAAATTCAATTGTTGCTCAGGAAATTGAACAATTTATAAACAGAATGGCAGTTCTGATTCATAATTTGAATACACTATTTAATCCAGACGCTATTTACATTAACTGTCCTTTAATTAATGAATTACCTAATATTTTAAATGAAATTAAAAAACAATTCTCGTATTTTTCTCAAGCTAGTC